Proteins encoded by one window of Mycolicibacterium sp. ND9-15:
- a CDS encoding Rieske 2Fe-2S domain-containing protein codes for MTLDTDIEVRQIEADAAPSRFARGWHCLGLIREFGDGKPHQVFAFGKKLVVFRGGDGRINVLDGYCRHMGGDLSQGEVKGDEIACPFHDWRWGGDGRCKKVPYSKRVPRLARTAAWTTLEQDGMLFVWNDPEGNPPPLEVTIPRIEGATSDEWTDWHWYTTVVNTNCREIIDNVVDMAHFFYIHGSLPTNFKNIFEGHVATQYMNSAGRPDLGEPGPTQMLGTTSVASYFGPSFMIDDLTYHYTDVDHQTVLINCHYPIDQNSFVLQYGIIVKKSAALPEDVAMQTAIGLGDFVKMGFEQDVAIWKNKARIDNPLLCEEDGPVYQLRRWYEQFYVDVADIEPDMVDRFEYEIDTTRPREEWMKVVEGNIAQRSSVTSAG; via the coding sequence ATGACGTTGGACACCGACATCGAGGTCCGCCAGATCGAGGCCGACGCCGCGCCGTCGCGGTTCGCCCGAGGCTGGCACTGTTTGGGCCTGATCAGAGAGTTCGGCGACGGGAAACCGCACCAGGTCTTCGCGTTCGGCAAGAAGCTGGTGGTGTTCCGCGGCGGCGACGGCCGGATCAACGTTCTGGACGGCTACTGCCGGCACATGGGCGGCGACCTGAGCCAGGGCGAGGTGAAGGGCGACGAGATCGCGTGCCCGTTCCACGACTGGCGCTGGGGCGGCGACGGCCGGTGCAAGAAGGTGCCGTACAGCAAACGCGTGCCCCGCCTGGCCCGCACCGCGGCTTGGACAACCCTGGAGCAGGACGGCATGTTGTTCGTCTGGAACGACCCGGAGGGCAACCCGCCGCCACTGGAGGTCACCATTCCCCGCATCGAGGGCGCGACGAGCGACGAGTGGACCGATTGGCACTGGTACACGACCGTCGTCAACACCAACTGCCGCGAGATCATCGACAACGTCGTCGACATGGCGCACTTCTTCTACATCCACGGCTCGCTGCCCACGAATTTCAAGAACATCTTCGAAGGACATGTCGCCACCCAGTACATGAACAGCGCCGGCCGACCCGACCTCGGTGAGCCCGGTCCGACGCAGATGCTCGGAACCACCTCGGTGGCATCGTATTTCGGGCCGTCGTTCATGATCGACGACCTGACGTACCACTACACCGACGTCGATCACCAGACGGTGTTGATCAACTGTCACTACCCGATCGACCAGAACTCGTTCGTGCTGCAGTACGGGATCATCGTCAAGAAGTCCGCGGCGTTGCCGGAGGACGTCGCGATGCAGACGGCGATCGGCCTGGGCGACTTCGTGAAGATGGGTTTCGAACAGGACGTCGCGATCTGGAAGAACAAGGCGCGCATCGACAACCCGCTGCTCTGCGAGGAAGACGGGCCCGTCTATCAACTGCGACGTTGGTATGAGCAGTTCTATGTAGACGTCGCCGACATCGAACCCGATATGGTGGACCGCTTCGAGTACGAGATCGACACCACCCGGCCGCGGGAGGAATGGATGAAGGTCGTCGAGGGCAACATCGCCCAGCGATCCTCGGTCACGAGCGCGGGATGA
- a CDS encoding FAD-dependent oxidoreductase, with translation MNMRPNIEYDVIVVGFGAAGAAAAIEAADRGARVLVLDRGYGGGATALSGGIIYAGAGTAEQRAGGTTTPSRTCGPTSSRRSATPSTPRPFSASARRART, from the coding sequence ATGAACATGCGACCAAACATCGAATACGACGTCATCGTAGTGGGGTTCGGCGCCGCCGGCGCCGCCGCCGCCATCGAGGCAGCCGACCGCGGAGCACGGGTACTCGTGTTGGACCGCGGATATGGCGGCGGAGCGACGGCGCTGTCGGGCGGAATCATCTACGCCGGCGCGGGAACCGCCGAACAGCGCGCCGGCGGAACGACGACACCGTCGAGGACATGCGGGCCTACCTCAAGCAGGAGATCGGCGACGCCGTCGACGCCCAGACCCTTCAGCGCTTCTGCGAGGAGAGCCCGGACATGA
- a CDS encoding 3-ketosteroid-delta-1-dehydrogenase has protein sequence MTNTHGATIPDGLPIADTTVDLLVVGSGTGMAAALAAHERGLSVLIVEKSAHVGGSTARSGGALWLPASTVINDDGGSDTAQRAKTYLDAVVDGTAPTQRSDAFVANVDATVELLRRRTPMRFFWAKEYSDYHPEAPGGTAVGRTCECRPLDSAVLGQYLTRLRPGVMEAKIPMPTTGADYRWLNLMSRVPRKGLPVVAKRLGQGVGGLLLKRRYVAGGQALAAGLFAGVLRAGIPVWTDTALRRLVTDGDRVGGAVLSHGGADVTVTARRGVVLAAGGFDHQMDMRWKFQSESLREHASLGAETNTGDAIRIAQDLGAATDLMDQAWWFPAVAALPGADPKVMLAERSLPGSLIVDQTGNRFVNEATDYMSFGQRVLDRERAGNPVETMWIVFDQKYRNSYVFAAELFPRMAIPQRWYDAGIAHRTQSITRLAEKMGVSESALSSTVQRFNENAIAGTDSDFQRGASAYDRYYGDPTVTPNPNLRPLEQGPFYAVKMVLSDLGTCGGLRADDRARVLREDGSAVAGLYAIGNTAANAFGTSYPGAGATIAQGLVYGYIAANDAADG, from the coding sequence GTGACCAACACACACGGGGCGACGATCCCCGACGGGCTGCCGATCGCCGATACCACCGTCGATCTTCTGGTGGTCGGATCCGGCACCGGGATGGCGGCGGCCCTGGCCGCTCACGAGCGCGGACTCTCGGTGCTGATCGTCGAGAAGTCCGCCCACGTCGGCGGTTCGACCGCACGGTCGGGCGGGGCGCTGTGGCTACCGGCGAGCACCGTGATCAACGACGACGGCGGATCCGACACCGCGCAGCGCGCGAAGACCTACCTCGACGCGGTGGTCGACGGCACGGCCCCGACGCAGCGGTCCGACGCCTTCGTGGCCAATGTCGATGCGACGGTCGAATTGCTCCGTCGGAGAACACCGATGCGCTTCTTCTGGGCCAAGGAGTACTCCGACTACCACCCCGAGGCTCCCGGCGGCACGGCCGTCGGCCGCACGTGCGAATGCCGCCCCCTGGATTCGGCCGTACTCGGCCAGTACCTGACGCGCCTGCGACCCGGCGTGATGGAAGCGAAGATCCCGATGCCGACCACCGGCGCGGACTACCGGTGGCTCAACCTGATGTCGCGGGTGCCGCGAAAAGGCCTGCCGGTCGTCGCCAAGCGTCTCGGCCAGGGGGTCGGCGGGCTGCTGCTCAAACGGAGGTACGTCGCGGGCGGTCAGGCGCTGGCCGCCGGACTCTTCGCCGGTGTGCTGCGAGCCGGCATCCCCGTCTGGACGGATACCGCCCTGCGCCGGCTCGTCACCGACGGCGACCGCGTCGGTGGCGCGGTGCTCAGCCACGGCGGCGCCGACGTCACCGTGACCGCTCGCCGCGGCGTCGTGCTCGCCGCCGGTGGCTTCGACCACCAGATGGACATGCGGTGGAAGTTCCAGTCGGAGTCCCTCCGCGAGCACGCCAGCCTGGGCGCCGAAACGAACACCGGCGACGCGATCAGGATCGCCCAGGACCTCGGTGCCGCAACCGATCTCATGGACCAGGCGTGGTGGTTTCCTGCGGTCGCGGCGCTTCCCGGTGCCGACCCGAAGGTCATGTTGGCCGAGCGGTCGCTGCCCGGCTCGCTCATCGTGGACCAGACCGGCAACCGCTTCGTCAACGAAGCGACCGACTACATGTCGTTCGGCCAGCGCGTGCTGGACCGGGAGCGCGCCGGCAATCCGGTCGAAACCATGTGGATCGTGTTCGATCAGAAGTACCGCAACAGCTATGTCTTTGCCGCGGAACTGTTCCCGCGCATGGCGATTCCGCAGAGGTGGTACGACGCCGGAATCGCCCACCGCACCCAATCCATCACCCGACTCGCCGAGAAGATGGGCGTCAGCGAATCCGCGCTCTCGTCGACGGTACAGCGGTTCAACGAAAACGCCATCGCGGGCACCGACAGCGACTTCCAGCGCGGCGCAAGCGCTTATGACCGTTACTACGGCGACCCCACGGTCACGCCGAACCCGAACCTGCGCCCGCTCGAGCAGGGTCCGTTCTACGCCGTCAAGATGGTGTTGAGCGATCTTGGCACATGCGGTGGCCTGCGCGCCGACGACCGCGCCCGCGTCCTACGCGAGGACGGCAGCGCCGTCGCCGGGTTGTACGCGATCGGCAACACCGCCGCCAACGCGTTCGGCACCTCTTACCCAGGAGCGGGCGCGACGATCGCGCAAGGGTTGGTTTACGGCTATATCGCCGCCAACGACGCCGCCGACGGGTAA
- a CDS encoding PadR family transcriptional regulator, whose translation MAQSTSEAKPNLAATSWALLGMLSYEHELSGYDIRKWIEWSMRFFYGSPAYSQIYSELKKLERLGLLSSRVENTGGTRNRRLYKITPAGLDAVRRWANESPVDPPVLKHNPLLRVTFGHLTDPARLKEILQEHIAHADEMQRNAAKDAKWAGVEPSWAYAKVALQWAERYYASERELALKMLKELDEAEAAFADAGIERGTQIPWPTPEYWYEVEKRADADD comes from the coding sequence ATGGCGCAAAGCACGTCCGAGGCGAAGCCGAATCTGGCCGCCACCAGTTGGGCGCTGCTGGGCATGCTGTCGTACGAACACGAACTGTCGGGCTACGACATCCGTAAGTGGATCGAGTGGAGCATGCGGTTCTTCTACGGAAGCCCCGCCTATAGCCAGATCTACTCCGAGCTGAAGAAGCTGGAGCGGCTGGGGCTGCTGTCCTCGCGTGTGGAGAACACCGGCGGCACCCGCAACCGCCGGTTGTACAAGATCACCCCGGCCGGCCTCGATGCGGTGCGGCGGTGGGCCAACGAATCGCCGGTGGACCCTCCGGTGCTCAAACACAATCCGTTGCTCCGCGTCACGTTCGGCCACCTCACCGACCCAGCGCGGCTCAAGGAGATCCTGCAAGAGCACATTGCGCATGCCGACGAGATGCAGCGCAATGCCGCCAAGGACGCCAAATGGGCGGGCGTGGAACCGTCGTGGGCCTACGCGAAGGTGGCCTTGCAGTGGGCCGAAAGGTATTACGCCTCCGAACGCGAGCTGGCGTTGAAGATGCTCAAGGAACTTGACGAGGCCGAAGCCGCATTCGCCGACGCGGGCATCGAACGCGGCACGCAGATCCCTTGGCCTACACCGGAATACTGGTATGAGGTCGAGAAGAGAGCCGACGCCGACGACTGA
- a CDS encoding acyl-CoA dehydrogenase family protein — MTMSDSAPTNVDPALVEMMNAVFADHRAHHPATTRVERDPRLWQHLDELGLVRLTGAEQSGGSGAGWFEAAELLAAAARHAVRIPLGEHDLLACWLLEANQMPADTAVRTVCLLDDDGSASGVPWAAGSDRIVVVWRDGDNHRAADVDVAALEITRGANLIGEPRDTVAADVTGVDGVPVAADLVARFRMKAALIRAIQVCAVLDQIVALSIYHAGARVQFGRSLSRFQAVQHQVADLAAEAALARAATESALTTAVASDWTAANLHFRIAAARSCAGHAASVVVRNAHQVHGAIGTTREHRLHEYTRAALAWRSEFGSVRYWDEQVTDAALAAGADVWSLITD, encoded by the coding sequence ATGACGATGTCCGACAGCGCCCCGACGAACGTCGACCCCGCACTGGTCGAGATGATGAACGCGGTGTTCGCCGACCACCGGGCCCACCATCCTGCGACGACGCGCGTCGAACGCGACCCACGATTGTGGCAGCACCTCGACGAGCTCGGACTGGTTCGGCTGACCGGCGCAGAACAGTCCGGCGGCAGCGGCGCGGGCTGGTTCGAGGCGGCCGAACTGCTCGCCGCCGCAGCTCGCCACGCGGTGCGAATTCCGTTGGGGGAACACGACCTGCTCGCATGCTGGCTGCTCGAGGCCAATCAGATGCCGGCCGACACCGCGGTCCGGACAGTGTGCCTGCTCGATGACGACGGCTCCGCGAGCGGTGTTCCGTGGGCCGCCGGCAGCGACCGGATCGTCGTCGTGTGGCGCGACGGCGACAACCACCGCGCCGCAGACGTCGACGTCGCGGCGCTGGAGATCACGCGTGGCGCCAATCTGATCGGGGAACCGAGGGACACCGTCGCTGCCGATGTCACGGGAGTCGACGGCGTACCCGTCGCCGCCGACCTGGTGGCGCGGTTCCGGATGAAGGCCGCGTTGATTCGAGCGATCCAGGTCTGCGCGGTGCTCGACCAGATCGTGGCGCTGTCGATCTACCATGCGGGGGCGCGTGTCCAGTTCGGCCGTTCGTTGTCGCGGTTTCAGGCGGTGCAGCATCAGGTTGCAGACCTGGCGGCGGAGGCAGCGCTGGCGCGCGCGGCGACCGAATCGGCCTTGACGACGGCGGTCGCCAGCGACTGGACGGCGGCGAACCTGCACTTTCGCATCGCCGCGGCCCGCTCTTGCGCGGGTCACGCCGCCTCGGTCGTGGTGCGAAACGCCCACCAGGTGCACGGCGCCATCGGCACCACCCGCGAACACCGGTTGCACGAGTACACGCGCGCCGCACTCGCGTGGCGGTCCGAATTCGGGTCGGTGCGCTACTGGGACGAGCAGGTCACCGACGCTGCCCTGGCCGCGGGCGCGGATGTGTGGAGCCTGATCACCGACTGA
- a CDS encoding FAD-binding protein — MRAYLKQEIGDAVDAQTLQRFCEESPDMIEWLKDQGVRFRGGPVSSYKTSYPTDDFYLYYSGNEKAHPYSRHARPVPRGHRVVAPGMSPGKALFEHLCRSAKAKGVKFIPLARVHELIRDDGGRIRGVRYRAVAPDHPHARKHAVLTKLTGKIGTWLPGLVKGAVDRAEELWADAASDGEAYAGAVILAAGGFIHNREWMTEHAPDFMKISPLGTPGDDGTGIALGVEAGGRTDKMGNITAWRFLSPPSGFLEGLTVGRDGRRIANEDLYGATHGDVMMREFGGTGWAIYDARTWRKVKDQIREQTQLAGRNAIGICSNSYVSGSSIADCIFGGRRAGAHAAASMQSLSGRQDTRDQP; from the coding sequence ATGCGGGCCTACCTCAAGCAGGAGATCGGCGACGCCGTCGACGCCCAGACCCTTCAGCGCTTCTGCGAGGAGAGCCCGGACATGATCGAATGGCTCAAGGACCAGGGGGTCCGGTTCCGCGGCGGGCCGGTGTCGTCCTACAAGACGTCGTATCCGACCGACGATTTCTATCTCTACTACTCCGGCAACGAGAAGGCCCATCCGTACTCGCGGCACGCGAGGCCCGTGCCCCGCGGCCATCGAGTGGTGGCACCCGGCATGAGTCCGGGCAAAGCGCTGTTCGAACACCTTTGTCGTTCGGCGAAAGCCAAAGGTGTCAAGTTCATTCCGTTGGCCCGGGTTCACGAACTCATCCGCGATGACGGCGGACGCATCCGCGGCGTCCGATATCGCGCCGTGGCTCCGGACCATCCACACGCGCGCAAACACGCTGTCCTGACCAAGCTCACCGGGAAGATCGGCACCTGGCTGCCCGGCCTGGTCAAGGGCGCCGTGGACCGCGCCGAAGAACTGTGGGCCGATGCCGCGAGCGACGGTGAAGCGTACGCGGGCGCAGTGATCCTGGCGGCCGGCGGTTTCATCCACAACCGCGAGTGGATGACTGAACACGCACCGGATTTCATGAAGATCTCCCCGCTGGGCACGCCAGGTGACGACGGCACGGGCATCGCCCTCGGAGTCGAGGCCGGCGGGAGGACTGACAAGATGGGCAACATCACGGCGTGGCGGTTCCTGTCTCCCCCGAGCGGATTCCTCGAAGGCCTCACCGTCGGCCGCGACGGCCGGCGCATCGCCAACGAAGACCTCTACGGTGCCACGCACGGTGACGTGATGATGCGCGAATTCGGCGGTACGGGCTGGGCGATCTACGACGCCCGGACCTGGCGGAAGGTCAAGGACCAGATCAGGGAGCAGACACAGCTTGCGGGCCGCAATGCGATCGGCATCTGCTCCAACAGCTATGTCAGCGGGTCGTCGATCGCGGACTGCATCTTCGGCGGCCGACGCGCCGGTGCGCACGCGGCCGCCTCGATGCAGTCGCTGTCAGGCCGGCAAGACACTCGAGATCAACCATGA
- a CDS encoding PaaI family thioesterase has translation MTSSELDDLRAVYEPLAQSVRRLIDVTIRTRADAATVEAVKSKIDCASDELSTSLLPDSFGLQHAGDGAPMAWGNVVIGVRNPAAPPLIVHHETDGSVWAEFCLGAAFEGPPGHVHGGVCAMLLDHVLGATAHKPGRPAVTGTLTMRYRRGTRLGRALRAEAWVERVEGAKTFAVGQLADPEGVTVEADGVFIHPRNTQ, from the coding sequence ATGACCAGCTCCGAACTCGACGATCTGCGCGCGGTGTACGAGCCCTTGGCGCAATCGGTGCGTCGACTCATCGACGTCACCATCCGCACCCGAGCCGACGCGGCGACCGTCGAGGCGGTGAAGAGCAAGATCGATTGCGCCAGCGACGAACTCAGCACATCACTGCTGCCCGACTCGTTCGGCCTGCAGCATGCGGGCGACGGCGCGCCGATGGCGTGGGGCAATGTCGTTATCGGGGTACGCAACCCGGCCGCCCCGCCGCTGATTGTTCACCACGAGACGGACGGCAGCGTGTGGGCGGAGTTCTGCTTGGGCGCGGCCTTCGAGGGCCCGCCGGGTCATGTCCACGGCGGGGTATGCGCGATGCTGCTCGACCACGTGCTCGGCGCTACGGCGCACAAACCGGGCAGGCCCGCGGTAACGGGCACGCTCACGATGCGATACCGGCGCGGGACCCGGCTGGGCCGCGCGCTGCGCGCCGAGGCGTGGGTCGAGCGGGTCGAGGGCGCGAAAACGTTCGCCGTCGGTCAGCTCGCGGACCCTGAGGGCGTCACCGTCGAGGCCGACGGCGTGTTCATCCACCCGCGGAACACGCAATAA
- a CDS encoding SDR family oxidoreductase — MDARATFGGGVAVITGAGNGIGAGLARHAAALGMTVVLVDIDASAIAALREELPGAIDLACDVRDHGALENVAAQVYSEVGPVRLLVNNAGVEQFGYLWDTPVANWDRLVAINVSGVFYGIRAFLPRMIATQTPSWVWNLSSIGGVVAVPLQAPYIMSKHAVLALTECLRLEVELAGHADRIHVQAVLPGTVKSNIFEAALGVDDGDVAAAETQRTAMLDIKAQAMNPLEAAQVVFDQSASGEFYLLTQPDYVGNAMSERAAILADRRAPVLRTKPRFDPARH, encoded by the coding sequence GTGGACGCCCGCGCGACTTTCGGCGGCGGTGTCGCGGTCATCACCGGTGCCGGCAACGGGATCGGAGCCGGGCTGGCACGCCACGCCGCCGCTCTCGGTATGACCGTGGTGTTGGTCGACATCGACGCCTCCGCCATCGCGGCGCTCCGCGAGGAACTACCCGGCGCCATCGACCTCGCGTGCGATGTGCGCGACCACGGCGCCCTCGAAAACGTTGCCGCACAGGTCTACTCCGAAGTCGGGCCGGTGCGGCTGCTGGTCAACAATGCAGGGGTCGAGCAGTTCGGCTACCTGTGGGACACCCCCGTCGCCAATTGGGACCGGTTGGTGGCGATCAACGTCAGCGGTGTCTTCTACGGAATCCGGGCGTTCCTGCCGCGCATGATCGCCACGCAGACGCCGTCGTGGGTGTGGAACCTCTCGTCCATCGGCGGGGTCGTCGCCGTCCCGCTGCAGGCGCCGTACATCATGAGCAAGCATGCCGTGCTGGCGCTGACCGAGTGCCTCCGTCTGGAGGTCGAGCTGGCGGGGCACGCCGATCGGATCCACGTGCAGGCGGTGCTGCCGGGCACGGTCAAGTCCAACATCTTCGAGGCAGCGCTGGGCGTCGACGACGGCGACGTTGCGGCCGCCGAGACACAGCGCACCGCGATGCTCGACATCAAGGCCCAGGCGATGAATCCGCTCGAGGCGGCACAGGTGGTGTTCGACCAGTCGGCCAGCGGAGAGTTCTACCTGCTCACTCAGCCGGACTACGTCGGCAACGCCATGTCCGAGCGGGCCGCGATTCTGGCGGACCGCCGCGCACCCGTGCTGCGCACCAAACCCCGGTTCGACCCCGCACGACATTGA
- a CDS encoding SDR family NAD(P)-dependent oxidoreductase: protein MQIIDNVFVVTGAGNGMGQQVALGLSRRGARVAAADLDETGLTATARLLRATGAPVSTHVIDITDTAAVVALPDQVAEIHGRIDGLVNIAGVIHRFAPFTDLAARETDRVMAVNFTGTVNMCRAFLPTLLTRPEANLTNMSSLSALLPFASQTLYSASKGAVKQFSEGLYGELCDTNVHVVTVFPGNVETNLTGNSGVAMLDSGGRKVRSTTAETAGEKIVDGIAADRFRVLVGADALALDVLARFSAKRATRLVAKQIKSVL, encoded by the coding sequence GTGCAGATCATCGACAACGTGTTCGTAGTGACGGGCGCCGGTAACGGCATGGGTCAGCAGGTGGCGCTTGGCCTTTCGCGTCGCGGCGCACGCGTTGCGGCAGCCGATCTCGACGAGACCGGGCTCACCGCCACCGCCCGGCTCCTGCGCGCCACCGGCGCGCCCGTATCGACACACGTCATCGATATCACTGACACCGCAGCGGTCGTCGCGTTGCCCGACCAGGTGGCGGAAATACACGGCCGGATCGACGGATTGGTCAACATCGCCGGTGTCATCCACCGGTTCGCACCGTTCACCGACCTTGCTGCCCGCGAGACGGACCGCGTGATGGCGGTGAACTTCACCGGCACCGTGAACATGTGCCGCGCCTTCCTGCCGACGCTGTTGACGCGACCCGAGGCGAACCTGACGAACATGTCCAGCCTCTCGGCACTGTTGCCGTTCGCGAGCCAGACCCTCTACAGCGCGAGCAAGGGGGCGGTCAAGCAGTTCAGCGAAGGCCTGTACGGCGAACTGTGTGACACCAACGTCCATGTCGTAACGGTGTTTCCGGGCAATGTCGAGACCAACCTGACCGGCAACTCCGGAGTGGCGATGCTCGACAGCGGTGGCCGGAAGGTGCGTTCCACCACCGCCGAGACCGCCGGCGAGAAGATCGTCGACGGCATCGCAGCTGACCGCTTCCGGGTTCTGGTCGGCGCGGACGCCCTGGCCCTGGACGTTCTGGCGCGTTTTTCGGCCAAGCGAGCCACCCGACTGGTCGCCAAACAGATCAAATCGGTGCTCTGA
- a CDS encoding alpha/beta hydrolase: MTQYRLDPDAAARVAALGDIAPMRARGLAEVRRAIESAPHPDDMPEMVEVEDRVAAGPGGDVPLRIYRATGADDAPVLVYFHGGGMVLGSNHSFEPLARMLAAVSETTVVSVDYRLAPEAPPPAQFDDAYAATTYVAANAGSLRIDAHRLAVIGDSAGGALAAAVALAARDRGGPSICCQALLYPGLDRDMTCESIQSMPDAPLLRRADIDFMHELADRGVTAPPDEYRFPAMATDLAGLPQAIVVTAAYDPIRDWGERYAARLRDADVQTTLTRYPGVYHGFLMRSDTTARGRLAIAEIGALLRAKFAAPPRRHEGAT; the protein is encoded by the coding sequence ATGACGCAATACCGTTTGGACCCGGATGCCGCCGCGCGGGTTGCGGCGCTCGGGGACATCGCCCCGATGCGTGCACGGGGCCTGGCCGAAGTTCGCCGGGCGATAGAGTCGGCGCCCCACCCCGACGACATGCCGGAGATGGTCGAGGTCGAAGACCGGGTCGCTGCCGGCCCCGGCGGAGATGTCCCGCTCCGTATCTACCGCGCGACGGGCGCCGACGACGCTCCCGTCCTGGTCTATTTCCACGGTGGCGGAATGGTTCTGGGGTCGAACCATTCCTTCGAACCGCTCGCTCGAATGTTGGCGGCGGTCAGCGAGACCACGGTCGTGTCGGTCGACTATCGGCTCGCGCCCGAGGCACCGCCGCCGGCACAGTTCGACGACGCATATGCCGCCACGACCTACGTCGCCGCCAACGCCGGATCCCTTCGGATCGACGCCCATCGCTTGGCGGTCATCGGTGACAGCGCCGGTGGCGCGCTCGCGGCCGCGGTCGCGCTGGCCGCCCGTGACCGGGGCGGTCCATCGATCTGCTGTCAGGCGCTGCTGTATCCGGGTCTGGACCGCGACATGACGTGTGAGTCGATTCAGAGCATGCCGGACGCTCCGCTGCTGCGTCGCGCGGACATCGACTTCATGCACGAACTCGCCGACCGAGGGGTGACCGCACCACCGGATGAGTATCGGTTCCCCGCAATGGCGACCGACCTGGCCGGCCTGCCGCAAGCCATTGTCGTCACCGCTGCCTACGATCCGATCCGGGACTGGGGCGAGCGTTACGCAGCCCGGCTTCGGGACGCGGACGTTCAGACCACACTCACCCGCTATCCCGGTGTCTACCACGGCTTCCTGATGCGCTCCGATACCACCGCACGCGGCCGGTTGGCGATCGCCGAGATCGGGGCACTATTGCGGGCGAAGTTCGCTGCCCCTCCTCGACGTCACGAAGGAGCAACATGA
- a CDS encoding nuclear transport factor 2 family protein, with product MSNDITLSEVQEFIAAFWYHYDQGHFTELGARLGDEMEYLSRSDSGNCPFEDLLAAELHGRDETLAWLTQHRNENPYPLRHHATNIFRTGTDGAVTTARFYLYVNQVTNNVPFDVSSGVVDVGIRRSQHGLVFTSMTVVLDAEDSIPFAEHAAKTAATAPAGS from the coding sequence ATGAGCAACGACATCACGCTGTCCGAGGTCCAGGAGTTCATCGCCGCCTTCTGGTACCACTACGACCAGGGTCATTTCACCGAACTCGGGGCGCGGCTCGGCGACGAGATGGAGTACCTGAGCCGATCCGATTCGGGTAACTGCCCGTTCGAGGATCTGCTCGCCGCCGAACTGCACGGCCGTGACGAAACGCTCGCCTGGCTCACCCAGCACCGCAACGAGAATCCCTACCCGCTGCGCCATCACGCGACCAACATCTTCCGCACCGGCACCGACGGGGCCGTCACCACCGCCCGCTTCTACCTGTACGTCAACCAGGTGACCAACAACGTCCCGTTCGACGTGTCCAGCGGGGTGGTCGACGTGGGAATCCGGCGTTCGCAGCACGGTCTGGTCTTCACCTCGATGACCGTGGTCCTCGACGCCGAGGACTCGATTCCGTTCGCCGAGCACGCCGCCAAGACCGCAGCGACGGCCCCGGCCGGGTCGTAA
- a CDS encoding ferredoxin yields MTVRPDNRLADAPMVSVTCRRCAASVLVRKSSWEQTSVQWDGESAARCLQRREFDAIRQADRPFLVCSELRDSIEDAARSGSLRIVDEDM; encoded by the coding sequence ATGACGGTGCGGCCGGACAACCGGCTCGCCGATGCGCCGATGGTGTCGGTGACGTGCCGACGCTGCGCCGCAAGCGTTCTGGTGCGCAAGAGTTCTTGGGAACAAACCAGCGTGCAGTGGGACGGCGAGTCTGCCGCGCGCTGTCTTCAGCGCCGGGAATTCGACGCGATTCGACAGGCCGATCGGCCCTTCCTGGTCTGTTCAGAGCTTCGTGACTCGATAGAGGACGCCGCGCGCAGCGGGTCGCTGCGGATCGTCGACGAAGACATGTGA